Proteins encoded by one window of Chromobacterium violaceum ATCC 12472:
- a CDS encoding phosphohydrolase → MQTASGRYLDVQDPQPDDIDIADIAHHLAHLCRFGGACRQYYSEAEHAVRMAEILPPRLKLAGLLYGAAKAYAGEAVRPGGQAGPAPQHRLTAAVEARFGLHLSGDDRAELAMADARLLATERRDLMPPDNIEWPILTGVQPLAERIWPMTIAQALASFCAVYEQCRAWSSSAQIRLRQPSVR, encoded by the coding sequence GTGCAAACGGCATCGGGACGCTACCTGGATGTGCAAGATCCGCAGCCGGACGATATCGACATTGCCGATATCGCCCATCACCTGGCGCATCTTTGCCGCTTCGGCGGCGCCTGCCGCCAGTATTACAGCGAAGCGGAGCATGCGGTCAGAATGGCGGAAATCCTGCCGCCGCGGCTGAAGCTGGCGGGCTTGCTGTACGGCGCGGCCAAGGCCTATGCCGGCGAGGCGGTGCGACCGGGCGGACAGGCCGGTCCCGCGCCGCAACACAGGCTGACGGCGGCGGTGGAGGCGCGCTTCGGCCTGCACCTGTCGGGCGACGACAGGGCCGAGCTGGCGATGGCCGACGCCCGCTTATTGGCGACCGAGCGGCGCGACCTGATGCCGCCCGACAATATCGAGTGGCCGATCCTGACCGGCGTGCAGCCGCTGGCGGAGCGGATCTGGCCGATGACCATCGCCCAGGCGCTGGCCAGCTTCTGCGCGGTGTACGAGCAATGTCGGGCCTGGTCATCGTCGGCGCAGATACGGCTGCGGCAGCCTTCGGTGCGCTGA
- a CDS encoding Nramp family divalent metal transporter yields MFSLPTTATAPFCPAEVNGSVRIDASASFGQRLRRFAGPGLLVAVGYMDPGNWATDIEAGSRFGYQLLWVVMLSGIAAMMLQMLAARLGLVTGMDLAQASAARYGRFGRVCHWLSAEVSIIACDVAEVLGCALAFKLLFGVPLAWGVALTAFDTLIVLGLKGRGFRQLEAIVLGLIATIALCFLAQLALLDTHWPAVAAGLAPSLPAQGMDKAIVLALGIVGATIMPHNLYLHSSVVQTRRVEGGEGALRQTLLLCRIDTIGSLLLAMLVNGAILVLAGSAFHAAGHIAVADIADAHELIRPLAGSLAALLFGVALLAAGQSATLTGTVAGQVIMDGFLRIRIPCYQRRLITRALALLPAGAGIAWQGEQAVGPLLVWSQVALSLQLPLAMWPLLRMTGDRALMGADAAPRWAIASGWGLFWLILAANCALLLG; encoded by the coding sequence ATGTTCTCACTCCCCACCACCGCCACCGCGCCGTTCTGCCCCGCCGAAGTCAACGGCAGCGTGCGCATAGACGCCAGCGCCTCCTTCGGCCAGCGCCTGCGCCGCTTCGCCGGCCCCGGCCTGCTGGTCGCGGTCGGCTACATGGATCCGGGCAACTGGGCGACCGACATCGAGGCCGGCTCGCGCTTCGGCTACCAGCTATTGTGGGTGGTGATGCTGTCCGGGATCGCCGCCATGATGTTGCAGATGCTGGCGGCCCGGCTGGGACTGGTCACCGGCATGGATCTGGCGCAGGCCAGCGCCGCGCGCTACGGCCGTTTCGGACGTGTTTGCCACTGGCTGAGCGCCGAGGTGTCCATCATCGCCTGCGATGTCGCCGAAGTATTGGGCTGCGCGCTGGCGTTCAAGCTGCTGTTCGGCGTGCCGCTGGCATGGGGCGTGGCGCTGACCGCATTCGACACGCTGATCGTGCTGGGGTTGAAGGGACGGGGCTTCCGCCAGCTGGAGGCCATCGTGCTGGGGCTGATCGCCACCATCGCCCTGTGTTTCCTCGCGCAGCTGGCGCTGCTGGACACTCATTGGCCGGCGGTGGCGGCGGGCCTGGCGCCCAGCTTGCCGGCGCAGGGCATGGACAAGGCCATCGTGCTGGCGCTGGGCATCGTCGGCGCCACCATCATGCCGCACAACCTCTACCTGCATTCGTCGGTGGTGCAGACGCGGCGGGTGGAGGGCGGAGAGGGGGCGTTGCGGCAGACGCTGCTGCTGTGCCGGATCGACACCATAGGCTCGCTGTTGCTGGCGATGCTGGTCAACGGCGCCATCCTGGTGCTGGCGGGCAGCGCTTTCCACGCCGCCGGGCATATCGCGGTGGCCGACATCGCCGACGCCCATGAGCTGATCCGCCCGCTGGCCGGCTCGCTGGCGGCGCTGCTGTTCGGCGTCGCGCTGCTGGCGGCCGGGCAGAGCGCCACCTTGACCGGCACCGTCGCCGGCCAGGTGATCATGGATGGCTTCCTGCGCATACGCATCCCCTGCTACCAGCGCCGGCTGATCACCCGCGCGCTGGCCTTGCTGCCGGCCGGGGCCGGCATCGCATGGCAGGGCGAGCAGGCGGTGGGCCCGCTGCTGGTGTGGAGCCAGGTGGCGCTGAGCCTGCAGCTGCCGCTGGCGATGTGGCCGTTGCTGCGCATGACGGGGGACAGGGCGCTGATGGGCGCGGATGCCGCGCCGCGCTGGGCGATTGCCAGCGGCTGGGGATTGTTCTGGCTGATACTGGCCGCCAACTGCGCGCTGCTTTTGGGCTGA
- a CDS encoding proline--tRNA ligase — MRASQFFISTLKEAPADADITSQKLMIRAGFIRKQAAGIYSWMPMGLRVVRKVETIIREEMNRAGGIEVSLPVVQPAELWQETGRWDAMGAELLRFKDRHERDFALQPTAEEVITDIARRELRSYRALPKNFYQIQTKFRDERRPRFGVMRGREFTMKDAYSFDRSAEDAGKSYDNMYAAYRRIFDRLGLTYRAVAADTGAIGGDRSHEFQVIADTGEDAIVYCPTSEYAANIELAEAVAPAGERPAASAALAKVHTPKVKTIAELVDFLKIDIKQTVKAVVVEGEQDEAVLMLVRGDHELNEVKAQKVAGIKNPLAFASPAAIRDAFGANPGSLGPVGFKGRVIADRTVAKMADFVIGANEDDQHYTGANFGRDCAEPEVFDIRNVVEGDPSPDGQGALAIQRGIEVGHVFYLGTKYSAAMNATFLDEDGKPKPFEMGCYGIGVTRILGAAIEQNYDDKGMIWPDSIAPFAVVVCPVGYDRSEAVKEAADKLYADLQARGVDVMLDDRGERPGAMFADWELIGAPHRVTIGDRGLKEGKVEYQHRRDSEATAVAADAILEHVLSKLA; from the coding sequence ATGCGCGCATCGCAGTTTTTCATTTCCACGCTGAAGGAAGCCCCCGCCGACGCCGACATCACCAGCCAGAAGCTGATGATCCGCGCCGGCTTCATCCGCAAGCAGGCCGCCGGCATCTATTCCTGGATGCCGATGGGCCTGCGCGTGGTGCGCAAGGTAGAGACCATCATCCGCGAGGAAATGAACCGCGCCGGCGGCATCGAGGTGAGCCTGCCGGTGGTGCAGCCGGCCGAGTTGTGGCAGGAAACCGGCCGCTGGGACGCGATGGGCGCCGAGCTGCTGCGCTTCAAGGATCGCCACGAGCGCGACTTCGCGCTGCAGCCGACCGCCGAGGAGGTGATCACCGACATCGCCCGCCGCGAGCTGCGCAGCTACCGCGCGTTGCCGAAGAACTTCTACCAGATCCAGACCAAGTTCCGCGACGAGCGCCGTCCGCGCTTCGGCGTGATGCGCGGACGCGAGTTCACGATGAAGGACGCGTACTCGTTCGACCGCAGCGCCGAGGACGCCGGCAAGAGCTACGACAATATGTACGCCGCCTACCGCCGCATCTTCGACCGCCTGGGCCTGACCTACCGCGCGGTGGCGGCCGACACCGGCGCCATCGGCGGCGATCGCTCGCATGAATTCCAGGTGATCGCCGACACCGGCGAGGACGCCATCGTCTACTGTCCGACGTCGGAGTACGCGGCCAACATCGAGCTGGCCGAAGCCGTGGCCCCGGCCGGCGAGCGGCCCGCCGCGTCCGCCGCGCTGGCCAAGGTGCACACGCCCAAGGTCAAGACCATCGCCGAACTGGTGGATTTCCTGAAGATAGACATCAAGCAGACCGTCAAGGCGGTGGTGGTGGAAGGCGAACAGGACGAAGCCGTGCTGATGCTGGTGCGCGGCGACCACGAGCTGAACGAGGTGAAGGCGCAGAAAGTGGCCGGCATCAAGAACCCGCTGGCCTTCGCCAGCCCGGCCGCCATCCGCGACGCCTTCGGCGCCAACCCCGGCTCGCTGGGCCCGGTGGGCTTCAAGGGCCGCGTGATCGCCGACCGCACCGTCGCCAAGATGGCCGATTTCGTCATCGGCGCCAACGAGGACGACCAGCACTACACCGGCGCCAATTTCGGCCGCGACTGCGCCGAGCCGGAGGTGTTCGACATCCGCAACGTGGTGGAAGGCGACCCGTCGCCTGACGGCCAGGGCGCGCTGGCGATCCAGCGCGGCATCGAGGTCGGCCACGTGTTCTACCTGGGCACCAAGTATTCGGCCGCGATGAACGCCACCTTCCTGGACGAGGACGGCAAGCCCAAGCCGTTCGAGATGGGCTGCTACGGCATCGGCGTCACCCGCATCCTGGGCGCGGCCATCGAGCAGAACTACGACGACAAGGGCATGATCTGGCCGGACTCCATCGCCCCGTTCGCGGTGGTGGTGTGCCCGGTGGGCTACGACCGCTCCGAAGCGGTGAAGGAAGCCGCCGACAAGCTGTACGCCGATCTGCAGGCCCGCGGCGTGGACGTGATGCTGGACGACCGCGGCGAGCGCCCGGGCGCGATGTTCGCCGACTGGGAGCTGATCGGCGCGCCGCATCGCGTCACCATCGGCGACCGCGGCCTGAAGGAGGGCAAGGTCGAGTACCAGCACCGCCGCGACAGCGAGGCCACCGCCGTCGCCGCCGATGCTATTCTGGAGCATGTCCTCTCCAAGCTGGCCTGA
- a CDS encoding queuosine precursor transporter: protein MKSFKNLAGRALAFIDPIVVLSFLILVAAIASNLTSYKVIQVFGTEASLGTFTMPIILMLLNPIAEVYGKKRSNQILFATCLAEILFAVSFTALSQSQRDCGLLPLAERGHCEALNQSYVLISEHIVRGSISFAIGCLIGSQLNTRFLLYLKSLWSSRLYFIRDIFSSVIGEVVYTAICFMIAFYGVFPFATILKIFAFSLMFKFSSTVILSWISQYIVLLLYRYQAWSEGAPGGRKVKFSSRYLQV from the coding sequence ATGAAATCATTCAAGAATCTGGCAGGCCGCGCGCTGGCCTTCATCGATCCCATCGTGGTGCTGTCCTTTCTGATCCTGGTCGCGGCGATCGCATCCAACCTGACCTCGTATAAAGTCATTCAGGTGTTCGGCACCGAGGCCAGCCTGGGCACCTTCACCATGCCCATCATCCTGATGCTGCTCAATCCCATCGCCGAGGTATACGGCAAGAAACGCTCCAACCAGATCCTGTTCGCCACCTGCCTGGCCGAGATCCTGTTCGCGGTGTCCTTCACCGCGCTCAGCCAGTCGCAGCGCGACTGCGGCCTGCTGCCCCTGGCCGAACGCGGCCACTGCGAGGCGCTGAACCAGAGCTACGTGCTGATCAGCGAGCACATCGTGCGGGGCTCGATCTCGTTCGCGATCGGTTGCCTGATCGGCAGCCAGCTCAATACCCGCTTCCTGCTGTATCTGAAGAGCCTGTGGTCCAGCCGGCTGTATTTCATCCGCGACATTTTCTCGTCGGTAATCGGCGAAGTGGTCTATACCGCCATCTGCTTCATGATCGCCTTCTACGGCGTGTTTCCCTTCGCCACCATCCTGAAGATCTTCGCCTTCAGCCTGATGTTCAAGTTCTCGTCCACCGTGATCCTGTCCTGGATCTCGCAATACATCGTGCTGCTGCTGTACCGCTACCAGGCCTGGAGCGAGGGCGCGCCCGGCGGCCGCAAGGTCAAATTCTCCTCACGCTATCTGCAAGTATGA
- a CDS encoding lytic transglycosylase domain-containing protein, which translates to MKTSLLLPLWLCLALAHAPAWAGAQKEEALSANVATAMSRSISDVNAPRLVFDDPRLGQAWLAEMSSRLQKKIPDAWTRERLLTAIQYESTRAGLDPQLVLGLIQVESGFNKYAISGVGARGLMQVMPFWPRHIGTPRHNLFDLSTNLRYGCTILRHYLDIERGDLYRALGRYNGSLGKPEYPNLVVGAWKRNWSWTAPPSLRLAGDNLTRAR; encoded by the coding sequence ATGAAGACGAGCCTCCTCCTCCCGCTGTGGTTGTGCCTGGCGCTGGCGCATGCGCCGGCATGGGCCGGCGCGCAGAAGGAGGAGGCGCTGTCGGCCAATGTCGCGACGGCGATGAGCCGTTCGATTTCCGACGTCAACGCGCCCAGGCTGGTGTTCGATGATCCGCGGCTGGGCCAGGCCTGGCTGGCGGAGATGTCGTCGCGCTTGCAAAAGAAGATTCCCGACGCCTGGACGCGCGAGCGCCTGCTCACCGCCATCCAGTACGAGTCCACCCGCGCCGGGCTGGACCCGCAGCTGGTGCTGGGCCTGATCCAGGTGGAAAGCGGCTTCAACAAGTACGCGATCTCCGGCGTCGGCGCCCGCGGCCTGATGCAGGTGATGCCGTTCTGGCCGCGCCACATCGGCACGCCGCGGCATAATCTGTTCGACCTCAGCACCAATCTGCGCTACGGCTGCACTATCCTGCGCCACTATCTCGACATCGAGCGCGGCGACCTGTACCGCGCGCTGGGCCGCTACAACGGCAGCCTGGGCAAGCCGGAATACCCGAACCTGGTGGTCGGCGCCTGGAAGCGGAACTGGTCCTGGACCGCGCCGCCGTCGCTGCGGCTGGCTGGCGACAATCTTACGCGCGCCCGCTGA
- the kup gene encoding low affinity potassium transporter Kup, with protein MQDHNKKAMAGLTLAALGVVYGDIGTSPLYTLRECFVSQNLPTTPDNIFGILSLIFWSLIFVVSVKYVAFVLRADNRGEGGIMALMALARHYTTHAARWKIVLLGLFGAALFYGDAIITPAVSVLSAAEGMEVVSSGMEAYVLPMAVGVLVGLFLLQRHGTARVGLMFGPVMMVWFAILGILGLHQIIQQPAVLQALNPWHAVTFLSQHGFHAFLTLGSVVLALTGAEALYADMGHFGKTPIRRAWFSLVLPGLGLNYFGQGALLMSNPAAIKNPFFLLAPDWALLPMIALATLATVIASQAVISGAYSLTRQAILLGYCPRLEVHHTSDKEIGQIYMPFINWALLVAVLVVVLTFKNSSSLAAAYGIAVTGTMLITTMLFFVVARVNWRWPLPLALGITLLFGVIDTAFFAANVHKVADGGWLPLVMGMAIFTLMSTWKQGRDILFKRLREQALPLDDFIHNLEAYPPARVEGTAVFLTSTLHGVPHALLHNLKHNKVLHERVVLMTVRTEDIPYVPEDERLEIVQMSASFWRVMARYGFKEEPNVVEVLDKCAKEGFEMELMDTSFFLSRETIVSTGHPGMARWRQKIFLWMSKNALRATDFFQVPTNRVVELGAQVEL; from the coding sequence ATGCAGGATCACAACAAAAAGGCGATGGCGGGCCTGACCCTGGCCGCTCTCGGCGTGGTCTACGGCGATATCGGCACCAGCCCGCTGTACACCTTGCGCGAGTGTTTCGTCAGCCAGAACCTCCCCACCACGCCCGACAACATCTTCGGCATTCTGTCGCTGATCTTCTGGTCGCTGATCTTCGTGGTATCGGTGAAGTACGTGGCTTTCGTGCTGCGCGCCGACAACCGCGGCGAAGGCGGCATCATGGCGCTGATGGCGCTGGCACGGCATTACACCACCCACGCGGCGCGCTGGAAGATCGTGCTGCTCGGCCTGTTCGGCGCCGCGCTGTTCTACGGCGACGCCATCATCACCCCGGCGGTGTCGGTGCTGTCCGCCGCCGAAGGCATGGAAGTCGTCTCCTCCGGCATGGAAGCCTACGTGCTGCCGATGGCGGTCGGCGTGCTGGTGGGGCTGTTCCTGCTGCAGCGCCACGGCACCGCCAGGGTCGGCCTGATGTTCGGTCCGGTGATGATGGTCTGGTTCGCCATCCTCGGCATCCTCGGCCTGCACCAGATCATCCAGCAGCCAGCGGTGCTGCAGGCGCTGAATCCCTGGCACGCGGTCACCTTCCTCAGCCAGCACGGTTTCCACGCTTTCCTGACGCTGGGCTCGGTGGTGCTGGCGCTGACCGGCGCCGAGGCGCTGTACGCCGACATGGGCCACTTCGGCAAGACGCCGATCCGCCGCGCCTGGTTCAGCCTGGTGCTGCCGGGCCTGGGGCTGAACTACTTCGGCCAGGGCGCGCTGCTGATGAGCAATCCGGCCGCGATCAAGAACCCCTTCTTCCTGCTGGCCCCGGACTGGGCGCTGCTGCCGATGATCGCGCTGGCGACCCTGGCCACGGTGATCGCGTCGCAGGCGGTGATCTCGGGCGCCTACTCGCTGACCCGCCAGGCCATCCTGCTCGGCTATTGCCCGCGCCTGGAGGTGCACCACACTTCGGACAAGGAAATCGGCCAGATCTACATGCCCTTCATCAACTGGGCGCTGCTGGTCGCCGTGCTGGTGGTGGTGCTCACCTTCAAGAATTCATCCAGCCTGGCCGCGGCCTACGGCATCGCCGTCACCGGCACCATGTTGATCACCACCATGCTGTTCTTCGTGGTGGCCCGGGTCAACTGGCGCTGGCCGCTGCCGCTGGCGCTGGGCATCACCCTGCTGTTCGGCGTGATCGACACCGCCTTCTTCGCCGCCAACGTCCACAAGGTGGCGGATGGCGGCTGGCTGCCGCTGGTGATGGGCATGGCCATCTTCACGTTGATGAGCACCTGGAAACAGGGCCGCGACATCCTGTTCAAGCGCCTGCGCGAACAAGCGCTGCCGCTGGACGATTTCATCCACAACCTCGAAGCCTACCCGCCCGCCCGGGTGGAGGGCACCGCGGTGTTCCTGACCAGCACGCTGCACGGCGTGCCGCACGCGCTGCTGCACAACCTGAAGCACAACAAGGTGCTGCACGAGCGGGTGGTGCTGATGACGGTGCGCACCGAGGACATTCCCTACGTGCCGGAGGACGAGCGGCTGGAGATCGTGCAGATGTCGGCGTCGTTCTGGCGCGTGATGGCGCGCTACGGCTTCAAGGAAGAGCCGAACGTGGTCGAGGTGCTGGACAAGTGCGCGAAGGAAGGCTTCGAAATGGAGCTGATGGACACCTCGTTCTTCCTGTCGCGGGAGACCATCGTCTCCACCGGCCATCCCGGCATGGCGCGCTGGCGCCAGAAGATTTTCCTGTGGATGAGCAAGAACGCGCTGCGCGCGACCGACTTCTTCCAGGTGCCGACCAACCGCGTGGTGGAATTGGGCGCCCAGGTCGAACTGTAA
- a CDS encoding helix-turn-helix domain-containing protein — MQAKNLLKPHSVLHEFKLNALRRIRDRKLSISELARITGIKQSTLHRGLFEDRELTFSNAHAIGHALGINLGGGETPRMAPVITGLDQLDALSEGRQPVWDEFILLEPSLDDSALAVDQSLFRQRLFPRRAVVVLQTAHPRRGRLVYPDHGALSLEDSGRSAIGAVAGILFRKNA; from the coding sequence ATGCAGGCAAAGAATCTCCTCAAGCCCCACTCGGTATTGCATGAATTCAAGCTCAACGCGCTGCGCAGGATACGGGACAGGAAACTGTCGATCAGCGAATTGGCCCGCATCACCGGCATCAAGCAGTCCACGCTGCACCGCGGCCTGTTCGAGGACAGGGAGCTGACTTTCAGCAACGCCCACGCGATAGGCCATGCGCTGGGCATCAATCTGGGCGGCGGCGAAACGCCCAGGATGGCGCCGGTGATCACCGGCCTCGACCAGCTGGACGCGCTCAGCGAAGGCCGCCAGCCGGTCTGGGACGAGTTCATCCTGCTGGAGCCGTCGCTGGACGACTCCGCGCTGGCCGTCGACCAGTCGCTGTTCCGCCAGCGCCTGTTCCCGCGCCGCGCGGTGGTGGTGCTGCAAACCGCCCATCCCCGGCGCGGCCGCCTGGTCTACCCCGACCATGGCGCGCTGAGCCTGGAAGACAGCGGCCGCTCCGCCATCGGCGCGGTCGCCGGCATTCTTTTCCGGAAAAACGCATGA